The proteins below come from a single Paludibacter jiangxiensis genomic window:
- a CDS encoding glycosyl hydrolase 115 family protein has protein sequence MKKFRLLPLIAVFQAFTLSATASDSYVKHSLDNDFCIARPGTTATLVVDPQDFKGVTRVVSDLQSDIQKVTGTQPELVNSLPKNRPYAIIVGTVGKSKYITQLIRSKKINVDAIKNQWEAFSMQIISKPFPGVDQALVIAGSDKRGTIYGVYDLSQQIGVSPWYWFADVTPQKQNILSISRNFHKEDRPAVKYRGIFINDEAPALSTWVKNTYGTLKPSKYPFIPNDIQNCNHQFYTKVFELLLRLKANYLWPAMWSNDFNEDDPENPRLADEYGIVMGTSHQEPMLRSQQEWDRRYFKTLGHWNYTKYPDTLVNFWREGIRRNKNYESVITMGLRGANDTDMGGDLKSNIAMVEGIVAKQQKILREEMNPDITKTPQMWCLYKEIQEYYENGLKVPDNITLLWSDDNWGNIRRLPSAEERKRSGGAGIYYHADYVGGPRSYKWINTIPVTKIWDQMSKAYSYGADRIWIMNVGDIKPLEVPIDFFMSLAWSPQTWNKDNITTYTQKWAGLQFGDQYAQAIADLIDKYTKYNGWIKPELLSATTFSLSNYREAETVVSKWKAISDKADSIYAVLDPSKKDAFFELVLYPVKASYTLNDMYFNLSKNHTYAALGRLSANDYALKTKELFVQDSLLTVAYHTQVADGKWNGMMNQPHIGYRGWSDPKQNIMPRLNYTKPSETAAIGIAVEGCLSASEAQKPDTLPQFSNYSREKHYLEIFSKQAGSHSFTIKPEQSWIIPAIMSGKVDGEQRIEIDIDWNNAPKGENQFGKISINTENQTYNVVVPLFNPASPDRKSLKGFVESNGYVAMEAEHYTNNRAVNGVLWQLVPDYGRTLSAMMPMPITASSFTDLKNAPSLEYDCYLFSTGEIEINTLIAPTLNCLPDADMRFAIAVDDEQPQVVQVPKINIAGSKDDPEWSKSVINSIRVCKTSHSISQAGYHKIKIIMMDPVVTLQRIIINTGGLKPSFFFPPESYR, from the coding sequence ATGAAGAAATTTCGACTTTTACCCCTAATTGCAGTATTTCAGGCTTTTACCCTTTCGGCAACAGCTTCCGATAGTTATGTAAAACACTCATTAGACAACGATTTCTGTATCGCCAGGCCGGGAACTACGGCGACATTGGTAGTCGATCCGCAAGACTTCAAGGGTGTAACACGTGTAGTTTCCGATCTTCAATCAGACATTCAGAAAGTAACTGGTACTCAACCGGAGCTTGTAAATTCCCTGCCAAAAAATCGGCCTTATGCAATCATTGTGGGTACAGTCGGCAAGAGCAAGTATATAACACAGCTCATCCGATCGAAAAAAATTAATGTAGACGCGATTAAAAATCAATGGGAAGCTTTTTCCATGCAAATTATCAGCAAGCCGTTTCCGGGTGTCGATCAGGCGTTGGTCATTGCCGGAAGCGATAAGCGGGGCACAATTTATGGCGTTTACGATCTCTCGCAACAAATAGGAGTATCTCCCTGGTACTGGTTTGCTGATGTAACTCCCCAAAAACAGAACATCCTTTCTATTTCCCGCAATTTTCACAAAGAAGATCGTCCTGCGGTGAAGTACCGTGGCATTTTCATCAACGACGAAGCTCCAGCACTAAGCACCTGGGTGAAGAACACTTACGGAACTCTAAAACCAAGTAAATATCCTTTTATTCCGAATGATATTCAGAACTGCAATCATCAATTTTACACGAAGGTATTTGAGCTGCTTTTGCGCCTGAAAGCCAATTATCTGTGGCCGGCAATGTGGTCAAATGACTTTAATGAAGACGACCCTGAAAATCCCCGACTTGCCGACGAATACGGAATTGTGATGGGGACATCGCATCAGGAACCCATGCTCCGTTCGCAACAGGAATGGGACAGGCGCTATTTTAAAACGCTGGGACATTGGAATTACACCAAATATCCGGATACGCTTGTAAACTTCTGGAGAGAAGGTATCCGTCGCAATAAAAACTACGAAAGCGTTATTACGATGGGACTCCGGGGTGCAAACGACACCGATATGGGTGGCGATTTGAAGAGCAATATTGCTATGGTAGAAGGGATTGTTGCTAAACAACAGAAAATACTGCGCGAAGAAATGAATCCGGATATCACGAAAACACCGCAAATGTGGTGTCTTTACAAAGAGATACAGGAGTATTATGAAAACGGCTTAAAAGTACCCGACAACATCACTTTGCTCTGGAGTGACGACAACTGGGGTAACATTCGCCGTTTACCATCGGCCGAAGAAAGAAAGCGTAGCGGAGGTGCGGGCATTTATTATCATGCTGATTATGTGGGAGGCCCCCGCAGCTACAAATGGATCAATACCATTCCGGTAACCAAGATATGGGATCAGATGAGTAAAGCTTACTCGTATGGTGCCGATCGGATTTGGATAATGAATGTTGGAGACATAAAACCTCTTGAAGTTCCGATAGACTTTTTCATGTCACTGGCATGGAGCCCACAAACCTGGAATAAAGACAACATTACGACTTATACGCAAAAATGGGCTGGTCTTCAATTTGGAGATCAATATGCACAAGCAATTGCAGATCTGATAGACAAATACACGAAATACAACGGTTGGATAAAACCCGAATTACTTTCTGCAACCACTTTCAGTCTGAGCAACTACAGGGAAGCAGAAACGGTTGTTTCCAAATGGAAAGCAATCTCCGACAAGGCAGATTCGATCTATGCAGTGCTCGATCCGTCTAAAAAAGATGCATTTTTCGAACTCGTACTCTATCCCGTAAAAGCCTCGTACACCCTGAACGATATGTATTTCAACCTTTCTAAAAACCATACATATGCAGCACTGGGTCGCCTATCGGCCAATGATTATGCTCTGAAAACAAAAGAGTTGTTCGTTCAGGATTCGTTGCTGACCGTAGCCTATCACACTCAGGTAGCAGACGGAAAATGGAATGGTATGATGAACCAACCTCATATTGGTTATCGGGGTTGGTCGGATCCGAAGCAAAATATAATGCCTCGATTGAATTATACCAAACCATCGGAAACAGCAGCTATTGGCATTGCTGTAGAAGGCTGTCTTTCGGCTTCCGAAGCACAAAAACCGGACACCTTGCCTCAGTTCAGCAACTATTCGAGAGAAAAACATTATCTCGAAATTTTCTCAAAACAAGCAGGTTCACATTCATTTACGATAAAACCTGAACAATCGTGGATTATTCCGGCGATAATGAGCGGTAAAGTCGATGGAGAACAGCGCATTGAAATAGATATTGACTGGAACAACGCTCCGAAAGGAGAAAATCAGTTTGGCAAGATTTCTATCAATACAGAAAATCAGACCTATAATGTTGTCGTGCCTCTTTTCAATCCCGCCTCTCCCGATAGAAAGTCATTGAAAGGATTTGTGGAATCGAACGGTTATGTTGCGATGGAGGCAGAACACTACACCAACAATCGTGCGGTAAATGGTGTGCTTTGGCAATTGGTTCCCGATTACGGACGCACCCTTTCAGCCATGATGCCGATGCCTATTACGGCTTCAAGCTTCACGGATTTAAAAAATGCGCCTTCTCTTGAATATGATTGCTATCTATTTTCGACAGGTGAAATTGAAATCAATACATTAATTGCACCAACACTTAACTGTTTGCCAGATGCAGATATGCGATTTGCAATAGCTGTTGACGATGAACAACCACAGGTAGTTCAGGTTCCGAAAATCAATATTGCCGGATCAAAAGACGATCCGGAATGGTCGAAATCCGTGATTAACAGTATTCGCGTCTGTAAAACATCGCATTCGATATCACAAGCTGGTTATCATAAAATTAAAATCATTATGATGGATCCTGTTGTAACCTTGCAACGAATCATCATAAATACAGGAGGCCTGAAACCAAGCTTCTTTTTCCCGCCGGAAAGTTACAGATAG
- the uxuA gene encoding mannonate dehydratase — MYGFEQSMRWYGPKDTVTLQDIRQSGCTAVVSSLHHIPTGEVWSVEEIQKYKKVIEDAGLAWHVVESVNVHEDIKRRTGNYLQYIENYKTTLRNLAQCGVDVVTYNFMPVLDWVRTDLSYTLADGSKAMYFDRYAFLAFDVFVLQRQGAREELSDEDFEQVKKRYESMTDEDMNRILSVILSGIPGEGKAFTVEYVLEQLAKYKDFDANKMREHLILFLKEVIPVAEEVGVKMAIHPDDPPFPILGLPRIASREEDYAALAEAVPSTANGICFCTGSLSVRRENDLVKMSQRFADRIHFVHLRSTEWIDDNRFFEANHLEGSVNMFGVMSSFIETMQKRQISLPLRPDHGHQMLDDLAKPQIFYGYSLLGRMKGLAELRGLEMGIAKSLYPSK; from the coding sequence ATTTACGGTTTTGAACAGTCCATGCGTTGGTATGGGCCAAAAGATACGGTAACCCTGCAGGATATCCGCCAAAGCGGCTGCACAGCGGTTGTCTCCTCGCTACACCACATTCCCACAGGCGAAGTATGGAGCGTGGAAGAGATTCAGAAATACAAGAAAGTAATTGAAGATGCCGGACTGGCATGGCACGTAGTGGAAAGTGTGAATGTACACGAAGACATTAAACGTCGCACAGGCAACTATCTTCAATACATAGAGAACTATAAAACTACGTTACGCAACCTCGCTCAATGCGGTGTTGACGTAGTAACATACAACTTTATGCCGGTGCTCGACTGGGTTCGTACCGACCTGTCGTACACTCTTGCTGACGGTTCAAAAGCAATGTATTTTGATCGTTATGCATTCCTTGCGTTCGATGTGTTTGTATTGCAACGCCAGGGAGCACGCGAAGAACTGTCGGATGAAGATTTCGAGCAGGTAAAGAAACGCTACGAATCGATGACTGACGAAGATATGAACCGGATTCTGAGCGTGATTCTCTCCGGCATTCCCGGCGAAGGCAAAGCTTTCACGGTAGAATACGTATTGGAACAATTAGCAAAATATAAAGATTTTGATGCCAATAAAATGCGTGAACACCTGATTCTGTTCCTCAAAGAAGTGATTCCGGTAGCAGAAGAAGTTGGTGTCAAAATGGCCATTCACCCTGACGATCCTCCCTTCCCTATTCTCGGTCTGCCACGTATTGCCAGCCGTGAGGAAGATTATGCAGCTCTTGCTGAAGCAGTTCCTTCTACTGCAAACGGCATCTGTTTCTGCACCGGATCGCTGAGTGTACGCCGTGAGAATGATCTTGTAAAAATGAGCCAGCGTTTTGCCGACAGAATCCACTTCGTGCACCTGCGTAGTACCGAATGGATTGACGACAACCGCTTTTTCGAAGCCAACCATCTTGAAGGAAGTGTGAATATGTTTGGAGTAATGAGTTCGTTTATCGAAACCATGCAAAAACGCCAGATTTCCCTTCCCCTCCGTCCCGACCACGGGCACCAGATGCTTGACGACCTGGCTAAACCTCAGATCTTCTACGGATACTCTCTCCTTGGCCGTATGAAAGGTTTAGCAGAATTAAGAGGATTAGAGATGGGCATTGCCAAGTCTCTCTATCCCTCAAAATAA
- a CDS encoding NAD(P)-dependent oxidoreductase produces the protein MKIVVFGASGKTGRLLIEEALTSGYEVIAYVRNKESVKSVHPNLRVVAGQLNEKEKLKSVIIGSDACISTLGGASLTKHNHGIIEGIDNIVDIMEEVNVKRFIYLSSIGVGNSRQYMAQPARFLIADLMLRVPLADHNANESRITQSQLEWTIIRPGGLTDGAKSENLKHGTEYTKLKGNLSISRSSVATFILNQFTDSIYVNKCVWLYE, from the coding sequence ATGAAGATAGTTGTATTCGGTGCAAGTGGAAAGACAGGCCGGTTATTAATAGAAGAAGCATTAACATCGGGTTATGAAGTAATTGCTTATGTCCGAAACAAAGAGTCTGTAAAATCAGTTCATCCAAATTTAAGAGTTGTTGCAGGTCAACTCAATGAAAAGGAAAAACTTAAATCGGTCATTATCGGATCGGATGCCTGTATCTCTACTCTGGGTGGAGCATCTCTGACAAAACACAATCACGGAATAATAGAAGGCATTGATAATATCGTCGATATAATGGAAGAAGTGAATGTGAAGCGCTTTATCTATTTATCGAGTATCGGTGTCGGAAATAGTCGCCAGTACATGGCACAACCCGCTCGTTTTTTGATTGCCGATTTAATGCTTCGTGTACCTTTGGCTGATCACAATGCAAACGAAAGCCGGATCACTCAAAGTCAACTCGAATGGACGATCATCCGTCCCGGTGGTTTAACCGATGGAGCAAAGTCTGAGAATCTCAAACATGGTACGGAATATACAAAACTAAAAGGAAACCTAAGTATTTCACGTTCAAGTGTGGCCACTTTTATTTTAAATCAATTCACCGATAGTATCTATGTGAATAAATGCGTTTGGTTGTATGAATAA
- a CDS encoding sigma-54-dependent transcriptional regulator, whose protein sequence is MKQTILLIEDDATFGTMLQKWCGRNGFEAELCSDIASAQAELTHKKVDLVLSDLRLPDGDGIMLLHWMRDLNMDTPVIVMSSYGEIQSAVAAMKLGAEDFLEKPMNPAILKEKIEQALLKKPVEAKPVKAVKANVDGMVMGKSAVARQMYDHILKVAPTRMSVLIMGESGTGKEYAARMIHENSPRRSKPFIAVDCGSLSRELAPSELFGHLKGSFTSAIEDKTGVFVQADQGTVFLDEVGNLSYEVQVQLLRALQEQKVRPVGSVKDIKVDVRILAATNENLEEAIAEGRFREDLYHRLNEFSLFIAPIRDRKGDIEIFANEFLRQANEELDKSVQGFSSDAMALLEKHHWSGNLRELRNTVRRLVLFASNDIITVDDIPAFASQSTNEDLALQPDNEREQIENVLRKTRGNKTLAAQLLKIDRKTLYNKMHLYGIKL, encoded by the coding sequence ATGAAACAAACGATTTTATTGATCGAAGATGATGCCACTTTTGGAACAATGTTACAAAAATGGTGTGGTCGGAATGGATTCGAGGCAGAATTATGCTCAGATATTGCTTCGGCACAGGCAGAATTGACACATAAGAAGGTCGATCTTGTGCTGAGTGACTTGCGTTTGCCTGATGGTGACGGCATCATGCTTTTGCACTGGATGCGCGACCTGAATATGGATACACCTGTCATTGTGATGTCCAGCTATGGGGAAATTCAGAGTGCAGTGGCGGCAATGAAACTCGGCGCTGAGGATTTTTTGGAAAAACCAATGAATCCTGCCATTTTGAAAGAAAAGATAGAACAGGCTCTTTTGAAGAAACCGGTAGAAGCAAAGCCCGTAAAAGCTGTCAAAGCGAATGTAGATGGCATGGTGATGGGTAAAAGCGCGGTGGCTCGTCAGATGTACGATCATATTCTGAAGGTAGCGCCTACACGCATGTCGGTGCTTATTATGGGAGAAAGCGGAACCGGAAAGGAATATGCCGCGCGAATGATTCATGAAAACAGTCCGCGTCGTAGCAAGCCTTTTATTGCTGTCGATTGCGGTAGTTTATCGCGCGAACTGGCACCGAGCGAACTTTTCGGTCACCTGAAAGGATCATTTACATCTGCCATTGAAGATAAAACAGGTGTATTTGTGCAGGCCGACCAGGGAACCGTTTTCCTTGACGAGGTAGGCAATCTTTCGTACGAGGTACAGGTGCAGTTGTTGCGTGCGTTGCAGGAACAAAAAGTGCGGCCGGTTGGGTCCGTGAAAGATATAAAGGTTGATGTGCGAATTCTTGCCGCGACCAACGAAAATCTGGAAGAAGCTATTGCCGAAGGGCGTTTCCGCGAAGATTTATACCATCGGCTCAACGAGTTTTCTCTTTTTATTGCTCCCATCCGCGACAGGAAAGGCGATATCGAAATATTTGCGAATGAATTCCTGCGTCAGGCAAACGAAGAGCTGGATAAATCGGTTCAGGGATTTTCATCGGATGCAATGGCATTGCTCGAAAAGCACCACTGGAGCGGTAACCTGCGTGAATTAAGGAACACGGTACGACGTTTGGTGTTGTTTGCCTCAAACGACATTATTACGGTTGATGACATTCCCGCTTTTGCTTCCCAATCGACCAATGAAGATCTTGCTTTGCAACCCGACAATGAGCGCGAGCAGATAGAGAACGTGTTGCGTAAAACAAGGGGCAATAAAACGCTGGCAGCACAATTGTTGAAAATAGACCGCAAAACACTCTACAACAAAATGCATCTTTACGGCATCAAACTTTAA
- a CDS encoding ATP-binding protein: MNIENKIRFKAAGLYIITGIAVAVMVVFLYNMRSNINSQRTEIEKQHQVLALTNELIYAVGEAQSSVSLFVSTHDTTYINKFGKKLLSINVLIDTLAVNEPVGKAKLLQIKILLARQTSEVAALNRQLGNKNPLTLISERIRKYKPLPSIPSRVVTVKQDTVYKKPEKKKGFFKRLGELFSPSKNTTMVISNVRVDTVKVGAEAPAPILTEVNDLALVEGKRYEKNMKAIEQQVARQIASDREISTQIAGVLLDLHRQTLNSVLGTIDRSEKSINRNYTLSVVGGIVALGLILAFILLIIYDVNKGKEARERLRQVMESRHKLLLSVSHDIKSPLGSILGYLELRRQQGEDIKSMQNSARHILALLENLLEFSSLEQGSLQITSSNFSLAELNEETGQMFLPLAEKKGLKFTFDSDTVRLKSDQMKIKQIIINLVSNAIKYTSEGSISLHTTHNGYQLFIKVTDTGAGIPADKLEEIYEPFSRVESNNALAHGTGLGLYVVKGLIDLLYGSIHVVSEVGKGTSVKVTIPCREAEIRIKKGTKKITVYDDDPVIAQMACDMLTRLGHKIVETDCDVILTDMEMGERTGMDILASAGTTPVVIMTGHSDFTAEKANHLGFESFLPKPFSLESLREIFGEGEPVTDSFLEDDDEEIKEMFRTSTFENYKLLEETLVSDDFDKAQAVCHKMLPMFVLLGYPSEALRRMDAQRGKSYDGWQNDVKAILEIKV; encoded by the coding sequence ATGAATATCGAGAATAAAATACGTTTCAAGGCTGCCGGTCTGTACATTATCACGGGAATTGCCGTTGCGGTGATGGTTGTGTTTTTGTACAACATGAGAAGCAACATCAACAGCCAGCGGACAGAAATAGAAAAGCAGCATCAGGTGCTTGCACTCACCAATGAATTGATCTATGCTGTAGGTGAAGCACAATCTTCGGTAAGCCTTTTTGTTTCCACTCACGACACTACCTATATCAATAAATTCGGCAAAAAACTACTTTCCATCAATGTACTGATTGACACTCTCGCCGTCAATGAACCTGTTGGAAAAGCCAAATTACTGCAGATCAAAATCCTGTTGGCACGCCAAACCTCCGAAGTTGCAGCTCTCAACCGTCAATTAGGGAACAAAAATCCGCTTACGCTCATCAGTGAACGCATTCGAAAATACAAACCTCTGCCAAGTATTCCTTCCCGAGTGGTAACGGTGAAACAAGATACTGTCTATAAAAAACCGGAAAAGAAAAAGGGCTTTTTCAAACGGTTGGGAGAGCTTTTCAGCCCCAGTAAAAACACCACGATGGTGATTTCGAACGTACGAGTCGATACCGTAAAGGTAGGTGCCGAAGCACCTGCACCGATCCTGACCGAGGTGAACGATTTGGCGCTGGTTGAAGGTAAACGCTACGAAAAGAATATGAAAGCCATTGAACAACAGGTGGCTCGTCAAATCGCATCCGACAGAGAAATATCGACCCAAATAGCCGGTGTATTACTCGATCTACACCGTCAAACCCTGAATTCTGTATTGGGAACCATTGATCGAAGTGAAAAATCCATCAATCGCAACTATACACTTTCTGTGGTGGGCGGTATTGTGGCTCTGGGACTTATACTTGCGTTTATACTGCTCATTATCTACGATGTAAACAAAGGCAAAGAAGCACGCGAACGCCTTCGTCAGGTAATGGAGAGCCGGCACAAACTGTTACTTTCCGTTTCGCACGACATTAAAAGTCCGCTGGGCTCCATCCTCGGCTATCTGGAATTGCGCCGACAGCAGGGCGAAGACATCAAATCGATGCAAAACTCCGCCAGGCATATTCTGGCCTTGCTGGAAAATCTGCTTGAGTTCTCCAGCCTCGAACAAGGTTCGTTGCAAATCACTTCCAGCAATTTTTCTCTGGCTGAATTGAATGAGGAAACCGGTCAGATGTTCCTTCCGCTGGCTGAAAAGAAAGGGCTGAAATTTACATTCGATTCGGATACGGTTCGACTCAAATCCGACCAAATGAAAATCAAGCAGATCATCATCAATCTGGTGTCAAACGCTATCAAATATACCAGTGAAGGGTCAATATCGCTCCACACTACGCATAACGGATATCAACTTTTCATTAAAGTAACCGATACCGGAGCCGGAATCCCCGCCGACAAGCTGGAGGAAATTTATGAACCTTTCTCCCGGGTAGAAAGCAACAACGCGCTGGCACACGGCACCGGCTTAGGCTTGTACGTGGTAAAAGGACTGATCGATTTGTTATACGGAAGTATCCATGTTGTTTCTGAAGTCGGGAAAGGCACTAGTGTGAAAGTTACCATACCCTGCCGGGAAGCTGAAATACGAATCAAAAAAGGCACTAAAAAAATCACCGTATATGACGATGATCCGGTAATTGCCCAAATGGCGTGCGATATGCTGACACGACTGGGACACAAAATAGTGGAGACGGACTGCGATGTTATCTTAACCGACATGGAAATGGGAGAACGTACCGGGATGGACATTCTTGCCTCAGCAGGCACCACTCCGGTTGTTATAATGACAGGTCACAGCGATTTTACAGCAGAAAAAGCAAATCATCTCGGGTTCGAAAGTTTCTTACCAAAACCATTCTCATTGGAGTCGCTGCGTGAGATTTTCGGTGAAGGAGAACCGGTAACCGACAGTTTCCTGGAAGATGACGATGAAGAGATCAAGGAAATGTTTCGGACTTCTACCTTTGAAAATTACAAACTATTGGAAGAGACGCTCGTCAGCGACGACTTTGACAAAGCGCAGGCTGTGTGCCACAAAATGCTGCCCATGTTTGTATTGTTGGGTTATCCGTCCGAAGCCCTTCGCCGTATGGATGCTCAGCGGGGCAAATCGTATGACGGTTGGCAAAACGATGTAAAAGCCATTCTGGAAATTAAAGTTTGA
- a CDS encoding aldose epimerase family protein — protein sequence MKKTILTTLCLSALTFGFTSCHSSAKKADQSDSIKVVTPEKKNFTDTINGKAVSLYTVKNKSGLTAYITNYGGRIVGLVVSDKNGKATDVVVGHATLKEYTNPLAQYYGALIGRVGNRIAKGQFTVDGKAYQLDTNDGPNSLHGGKAGYQDVVWDAAQPNDSTLVLSYLSKDGEGHYPGNLSIKVTYTATADNGLKMEYTATTDKKTIVNLTNHAYYNLNGEGSGTILDHLLQINADKMTPVDSTLIPTGELAPVAGTPFDFNKATAIGERINDKGNQQLKFGKGYDHNFVLNGKPGEIFKACTLTGDKSGIVMDVYTVEPGLQFYAGNFMNGSSAFKNGIKDAYRTALCLETQHFPDAPNHKNFASIELAPGKVYNTTTIYKFSVKK from the coding sequence ATGAAGAAAACAATCCTGACCACTTTGTGCCTGTCGGCGCTAACTTTTGGATTTACCTCCTGCCACTCTTCGGCAAAAAAGGCAGACCAATCCGATTCTATCAAAGTTGTAACTCCTGAAAAGAAGAACTTTACGGATACAATCAATGGCAAAGCCGTTTCGCTCTACACAGTAAAAAATAAAAGTGGCTTAACGGCCTATATTACCAACTATGGCGGACGTATCGTCGGTCTGGTTGTTTCTGACAAAAACGGTAAAGCTACCGACGTGGTGGTTGGCCATGCTACATTGAAAGAATATACCAATCCATTGGCTCAATATTATGGTGCATTGATTGGCCGCGTAGGCAATCGTATCGCCAAAGGTCAATTCACAGTTGACGGCAAAGCATATCAACTGGATACAAACGATGGTCCTAACTCACTCCACGGTGGCAAAGCCGGTTATCAGGACGTAGTTTGGGATGCAGCTCAACCGAATGACTCAACACTGGTATTGAGCTACCTATCGAAAGACGGCGAAGGCCACTACCCCGGCAATTTGAGCATCAAAGTAACTTATACCGCTACTGCCGATAACGGCCTGAAAATGGAGTATACAGCTACTACCGACAAAAAAACGATTGTCAACCTTACCAACCATGCTTACTATAACCTGAACGGTGAAGGCAGCGGTACGATCCTCGATCACCTGTTGCAGATCAACGCAGACAAAATGACTCCGGTTGACAGCACATTGATTCCTACCGGTGAATTAGCTCCGGTTGCAGGTACTCCGTTCGACTTCAACAAAGCTACTGCTATCGGCGAACGCATCAACGATAAAGGCAATCAACAATTGAAATTCGGCAAAGGTTACGACCACAATTTCGTACTTAACGGCAAGCCGGGCGAAATATTCAAAGCTTGCACTCTTACCGGCGACAAATCGGGCATCGTGATGGATGTTTACACCGTAGAACCGGGTCTGCAATTCTATGCCGGTAACTTTATGAATGGTTCTAGCGCATTCAAAAACGGCATCAAAGATGCTTACCGCACTGCACTTTGCCTCGAAACACAACACTTCCCCGATGCTCCTAACCACAAGAACTTCGCTTCTATCGAACTGGCTCCGGGTAAAGTGTACAACACTACAACCATTTACAAATTCTCTGTAAAGAAATAA
- a CDS encoding SDR family oxidoreductase: MKNEFNIAGKVIVITGGTGVLGSSISKHLAAQGAKVAILGRDAVKGKALENEIKAEGHEALFLVSDVLNIDILQQNHDEIKAKFGPVDVLINAAGGNRAGANVLPEQSFFDLDLEQLRQVIDLNLYGTIYPTRVFTKEMVDRKEGNIINFTSATVARPMTRVIGYSAAKSAIQNFTKWLAVEYSQKYGDKIRVNSICPGFFLTEQNRTLLTNEDGSLTPRGNKIINSTPFGRMGVADELNGTIQWLCSDASRFVNGQNIIVDGGFDAYSGV; encoded by the coding sequence ATGAAAAATGAATTCAACATTGCCGGTAAAGTGATCGTAATCACCGGCGGGACTGGCGTACTTGGCAGTTCTATCAGTAAACACCTGGCTGCCCAAGGGGCAAAAGTTGCTATTTTGGGACGTGATGCAGTAAAAGGCAAAGCCCTTGAAAATGAAATCAAAGCAGAAGGTCACGAAGCTCTGTTTTTAGTCTCTGATGTTCTCAACATTGATATCCTGCAACAAAATCATGACGAAATCAAAGCTAAATTCGGACCTGTAGACGTCCTTATCAATGCCGCCGGAGGCAATCGTGCAGGAGCCAACGTTCTTCCCGAACAATCATTTTTCGATCTTGACTTAGAGCAATTGCGTCAGGTTATCGATCTCAACCTTTATGGAACCATCTACCCTACCCGCGTTTTCACAAAAGAAATGGTAGATCGCAAAGAAGGAAACATCATCAACTTCACATCGGCAACCGTTGCCCGCCCGATGACACGTGTTATCGGCTATTCCGCTGCAAAAAGCGCTATTCAGAACTTTACAAAATGGCTGGCAGTGGAATATTCTCAGAAATACGGCGATAAAATCAGGGTCAATTCTATTTGCCCGGGTTTCTTCCTGACAGAACAAAACCGTACTTTATTGACCAACGAGGACGGATCATTAACTCCTCGTGGAAACAAAATCATCAATTCCACACCTTTTGGCCGCATGGGCGTTGCCGACGAGCTCAACGGAACCATTCAATGGTTGTGTAGCGATGCTTCTCGCTTCGTTAACGGGCAAAACATCATCGTTGACGGAGGCTTCGATGCCTATTCGGGAGTATAA